CGGGTGAAACAGATCGTCAAGATGGTCGGCTATGTTGCATCCGGTCAGGGGTTTACCGAGCAACCTCAGATCCTCAATGGGGCCTCGGATTTGCTCATAGCACTCTTCGGGGAGGCAGGGCGACACGCCCGTGTTGCCGTCGGTGCCGCCGAATTACCACGCCTCGCTCCAGTGGAGATCGAGCTGATTGTCCAGATCACGTCTTAGCCTGCCTTGACTCCACAAAAATTCGCTTGTTAAAGTCGAGCAGATCTCGAGTGAGAATTACGCTGAGTCTTTGACGTTTCTCGATAGGATCTTTATGCACCGAATGTCGATCATTGCCCGGTTGCTGACGTACACGTTGTTCATTGTGTGTGGATGGAGCGATTCACTGACTTATGCCAAGCAAGCTGCCATTGCGCTCTCTTCCACTGCCGTCACTCCAGGGGCGACGTTGACGTTGAGTGGGGCAGGGTTTGGGGATTTTCAGTCGACGCAGTTCAATCGAGTGACCGTCAATAAAGTCCCGGCGTTGGTGCAACGATGGGAATCGGAGGCCATTGAAATCAAAGTTCCTTTCAAGGCGACGAGCGGTTTCGTTGAGGTGTTGATCGGGAAGAAGAATCTGCTCGCTGGACATGTGGCGATCGTGACTCCGCACATTGAGAGCATTTCACCGGCCGAAGGTGAACGAGGCGGAACGTTACAGATTGTGGGTCGTCATTTCGGCATGTCTGCGGGAGCCAGAGACCCCAATACGATGTTCGGTGTGAATGATGTCATGGTGGGTGGCGTCAAGGTCCGTCCCCGTCGTTGGAAGGATGATAAAATCGAGCTAGTCATTCCTCCGAATGCCACGAGCGGCGAGGTGGTGGTTCGCCTTGCGTCATCTGATCCCCTGCCGAATGGGTCCTGTTGCTCGCCTGTTGAATACCGTGTCAGTAACCCTGTCCCGCTGAAACTGATTTCCTCTGTGCGTGTGGATCCGCTAAGTGGCCCTGTCGGCACGAAGGTGGTCTTGTTCGGTCAGGGATTCGGCTCGGTCAAAGAATCTGTAGATGACGCGGTCTTGATCGGTGGACGACCGACCACGATCGCCCAGTGGAAGGATGATGTCATCGTGGTGCATGTTCCGCTGGATGCCGAGTCCGGTCCGGTTGTGCTCCGATATCAGGGACGGGAGCGGGTCGTTGGTGAGTTTACGGTCCAAGTGCCGCGGGCTGTTTCTCTGACTCCAGCCAGTGCTCCCATCGGGACGCTGCTCCGCATCAATGGGGCACACTTTGGGTTTTACTCGGAAAGTGGATCCACGCCGTTCAATTTTACGGATTTCAATACAGGTGCAAATCGAGTCGAGATCGGTGGAGTGCCGGCCATCGTGTACCGATGGAACGACGACCGTATCGACGTCTGGGTGCCGTTTAGTGCAAAAAGCGGGAAGGTCGTCATTTACCGAAGCGCCAACAGACCGAACGTAGCCGGACTCTGTTGTGCCGAGCAGGGCACGGTCGCCGTCGAAGCCGGGAACTTTACGGTTGTGACGCCGGTCATTGAATCGTATGACCCGAAGTCGGCCGGATTGGACGCCACCGTCACCATAAAGGGAAGCGGATTTGGGACGTTTCTCAAGACGGCCGAACATGCCGATATTGGATTGAATCAGAAGGCCTATAAACGGCGAACCGATCTCGAAATTAACGAACCTGATGTAACCGACACCGTCGTGTCGAATGTCTCGCGGACGGAAGTGCTCTTTAACGGTTCTGCCGCGTTAATCCAGTCATGGACCGATCGCGAGATTGTGGTCAAAGTGCCGCACCGTAACCTCTATGGAATCGGAAAGAAGGGAGCGTTCTTTGATGACCTTGCGACCGGTCCTCTCGTCGTACGCCGAGGGTCATGGGACCTGCTTCCGGACGGTACCTGCTGCTCGGCGAAGAAATGGCTGACGCGTACAGCTGGACAGTTCACCATCGAAGCCAAGGGACTTCCCGACGATGGGTACTGGACGAATAACCGACCGGACGCGAATACCAATCAATAATGGCACTTCAGTTTCTTTTTGGCCCTCCTCTCATTCATAGCGCGCGTGTGACACTCTGTCTCATCACGCTGTGGTTCCCTCGCATAGCGAGCAGCGCAGACTCTCCTCTCTCCATTCACACACAGGTCAGCACCATAAATGCTACGTTGCTGAACATCCAGTTTCAGTCGGTCCAAAATGGTTGGGCTGTAGGATCCGGCGGGACAATTTTGCGGACTATCGACGGTGGAAAGAAATGGAAGCGGATGACAAGCGGCACGTCCTCCCTCTTAACCTCCGTGTTTTTCGTCGACCCATTGAACGGATGGGTGGTTGGGGCTGCGGGCCTCCTGAAGCACACAACCGATGGGGGAAATTCATGGTCCTCACAATCCTTCGATGCGCAGCAACCGCTGTACGGCGTTTATTTTACTTCTCCAACGGTTGGATGGGTGGTTGGAGGAAGCGGTATCATTTTTCATACGACCGATGGAGGTGACAACTGGGTGGAGCAGGCCAGCGGCACAACGGCTGCGCTCTATGCTGTGCACTTTCGCAGCGACCGGACCGGGACGGTTGTCGGCGCACTGGGGACTGTCCTGTCGACCGACGACGGAGGGATCACGTGGACGCCACAAGAAACACAGCATGCCGTGACCCTGTTTGATGTTGTTTTTACCGATTCCAGAACCGGCTGGGCAGTGGGTAATGCGGGAGCACTCTTTCAGACGATAGACGGCGGAGCTACGTGGGTTGATCATACCTTACCCTGTGGAAAGACGTGTACGAGGCTCACCGATCTATTGAAAGTTCGCTTCACCAGCCCGCGAGAAGGCTGGATCGTCGGGGAGCGGGGCATGTTGTATCGGACGACCGATGCCGGCCTCACCTGGAGTGAGGGGAAATCCATCACACCAAATTCCTTATTTGGGCTCAGTTTCCCTGATGCCACGGCTGGATGGGCGAGCGGCGAGAATGGGACCATTGTCCAGCTGCAACCCACCCGCTAACGCCTGAATTCGTCTGAGCTACATCTAGTTGCGGCTCTTGACTGGGCGACCCTATTTCGACATTCTTCGTTGGGAAAAGTTCATGACCAACGATGTGATGAGTGTTTTGGTGACGGGAAAAGGACACCTTCGAATCATCGTTCATAGACTGTAGAAGCGCTCGTAGATCGTTCTAATCCCTTCCTCTGGGCTGAGCAATCAGGAATGTGCTCGCACCGCCTCCTTCTAAAAATGGCATGAGTCTGTAGTATCAGAGAACCACAAGCGGAGAAGAACTAGAGAACGCACTAGTCCTGATGAGCAGACTGCTTGGGGATCGTGTTGAAATTTATGCATGTAGGTCGCGTACAGAGAGACAGGTTCGGGTCGATGGGAAAACGAGGGAGGTGTACGTATCTATCCGAGCTCCCCGAGGCGTGATTGGAGAATGCTGATAGTAGCTATGGCGGCTGTTTCGGATCTCAAGATGTGTTGACCAAGCGTGATCGTTTCGACTCCTGCCAGCTGCGCGACCTCTTTTTCCTCCTTGCTCCAGCCGCCCTCCGGTCCGATCAAGGCCAGCACGGATGTGTCCGTGCCTTGCGGTAGGCGAATCGTTTGAAGGCTCTTTCCCTCCTCGCGTTCGGCGAGCATGAGGATCGTGGTGCCGGTCCCATGGGTGGCTAAGAGTTCAGAGAGGGATCGTGGCTTGGCAACCTTCGGCACGTGCCATTGTTCCGACTGTTGGGCGGCTTCTAACGCAATGCGTTGCCAACGGGTGACTTGGTGGTCCACGCGATCAGATTTCAGTTGTATGACACTGTGCCGGCTTGTAATCGGTATGATCTGGCTGACGCCGAGTTCGGTGACTTTTTGAATGACCCAGTCCATCTTTTCGCCCTTGAGCAGCGATTCGCCGAGGATCAAACGGGGAGTGCGGCGTGCTGGTTCCTGGATTGTCTCGACAATACGCGCGGTCATGGCTCCTTTCGAAACATCGGTGATCTCGGCCCGGAATCTTGTCCCTTCTCCATTCCCGAACCAAACGGCGTCGCCCTTCGTGACGCGTAGACTGCCTCGGAGGTGAGTCAGCAGATCACCGATAATAGATATGGTTGGCGGTGCGATGCACGCTTGGGGTACGAAAAATATAGGCATGTGGACGATAGGGAACAGAGAGAGGAAGGTTACTCGAAGAAGGTCTTCATCTTGTCGAAGAAGCCGTCGCCGTTGGTTTCCATCGTCATGCCACTTTCCTTGGCATACTCTATCAGCAACTCTTTTTGTCGGGCTGTCAATTTGGTGGGAATTTGGACCTTGATCGTGTAAATCTGGTC
The nucleotide sequence above comes from Nitrospira sp.. Encoded proteins:
- a CDS encoding 16S rRNA (uracil(1498)-N(3))-methyltransferase, with the translated sequence MPIFFVPQACIAPPTISIIGDLLTHLRGSLRVTKGDAVWFGNGEGTRFRAEITDVSKGAMTARIVETIQEPARRTPRLILGESLLKGEKMDWVIQKVTELGVSQIIPITSRHSVIQLKSDRVDHQVTRWQRIALEAAQQSEQWHVPKVAKPRSLSELLATHGTGTTILMLAEREEGKSLQTIRLPQGTDTSVLALIGPEGGWSKEEKEVAQLAGVETITLGQHILRSETAAIATISILQSRLGELG
- a CDS encoding IPT/TIG domain-containing protein, whose amino-acid sequence is MSIIARLLTYTLFIVCGWSDSLTYAKQAAIALSSTAVTPGATLTLSGAGFGDFQSTQFNRVTVNKVPALVQRWESEAIEIKVPFKATSGFVEVLIGKKNLLAGHVAIVTPHIESISPAEGERGGTLQIVGRHFGMSAGARDPNTMFGVNDVMVGGVKVRPRRWKDDKIELVIPPNATSGEVVVRLASSDPLPNGSCCSPVEYRVSNPVPLKLISSVRVDPLSGPVGTKVVLFGQGFGSVKESVDDAVLIGGRPTTIAQWKDDVIVVHVPLDAESGPVVLRYQGRERVVGEFTVQVPRAVSLTPASAPIGTLLRINGAHFGFYSESGSTPFNFTDFNTGANRVEIGGVPAIVYRWNDDRIDVWVPFSAKSGKVVIYRSANRPNVAGLCCAEQGTVAVEAGNFTVVTPVIESYDPKSAGLDATVTIKGSGFGTFLKTAEHADIGLNQKAYKRRTDLEINEPDVTDTVVSNVSRTEVLFNGSAALIQSWTDREIVVKVPHRNLYGIGKKGAFFDDLATGPLVVRRGSWDLLPDGTCCSAKKWLTRTAGQFTIEAKGLPDDGYWTNNRPDANTNQ